In Luteibaculum oceani, one DNA window encodes the following:
- a CDS encoding superoxide dismutase encodes MAFELPKLPYAHDALEPHIDAKTMEIHHGKHHAGYTTKLNGAIEGTDLAGKSIEDILKNLDMSNGAVRNNGGGYYNHCLFWEVMSPNGGGNPSGALADAINEAFGSFEAFKDKFSAAAATQFGSGWAWLCAHPGGKVEVCSTPNQDNPLMPSIGCGGTPILGLDVWEHAYYLNYQNRRPDYIEAFFNVINWDEVSKRYEAAK; translated from the coding sequence ATGGCCTTTGAATTGCCTAAATTACCTTACGCACATGATGCTTTAGAGCCGCACATAGACGCTAAAACCATGGAAATTCACCATGGAAAGCATCACGCTGGATATACAACAAAATTAAATGGAGCTATTGAGGGAACAGATTTAGCTGGAAAGTCTATCGAAGATATCCTTAAAAATCTAGACATGAGCAATGGCGCTGTAAGAAACAATGGTGGTGGATATTACAATCACTGTCTATTTTGGGAAGTAATGAGCCCAAATGGTGGTGGAAATCCTAGTGGTGCCCTTGCCGATGCTATTAACGAAGCTTTTGGTTCTTTTGAAGCGTTTAAAGACAAGTTTTCTGCTGCCGCAGCTACACAGTTCGGTTCAGGATGGGCTTGGCTTTGTGCTCACCCAGGTGGAAAAGTAGAGGTTTGTTCTACACCTAACCAAGATAACCCTCTGATGCCTAGTATTGGTTGCGGTGGTACTCCTATTTTAGGTTTAGATGTTTGGGAACACGCTTACTACCTAAACTACCAAAACAGACGTCCAGACTACATCGAAGCTTTCTTTAATGTAATTAACTGGGATGAAGTTTCTAAAAGATACGAGGCAGCTAAATAA